Proteins encoded together in one Fimbriiglobus ruber window:
- a CDS encoding Thoeris anti-defense Tad2 family protein, giving the protein MDFGQALAAVKAGGKATRQEWAANGAHIFLAEGVIQWQSNDHPPQVYHPNAGDMLAEDWEA; this is encoded by the coding sequence ATGGATTTCGGACAAGCATTAGCGGCCGTGAAGGCCGGGGGAAAAGCCACCCGCCAGGAGTGGGCGGCCAACGGCGCGCACATTTTTCTCGCCGAAGGGGTAATCCAATGGCAATCGAATGACCATCCCCCGCAGGTCTACCACCCCAACGCCGGCGACATGCTGGCGGAAGACTGGGAGGCCTAG
- a CDS encoding HNH endonuclease, producing the protein MRSKAGRAIVALFIRKGHGVVDRGRIIKQTDEEIVRAYQEFKSAKKVAKHFGIGSTTIERVLRRNKVIRDGRHHYLVNVRAYSPEVEEVIAREYQAGAWACDLIRKYGGSNYSIERALERHGISKRPFVQPLTDQELDTIRSLYNSGLSQTAVALRLNRSDSFIAGVMRKYRIPARKRGNNDKRKRRYRYHHHGYVLVSLDKDDPFYSMAHLKGDVFEHRIVMARHLGRALRPDETVHHINGDGTDNRIENLQLRQGRHGKGAVAYCVDCGSHNIDHKPLPE; encoded by the coding sequence TTGCGGAGTAAGGCCGGTCGCGCTATTGTTGCCCTGTTCATCAGGAAAGGACACGGCGTGGTTGACAGGGGAAGGATCATCAAACAAACGGACGAAGAGATTGTCCGGGCGTATCAAGAGTTCAAATCGGCGAAAAAAGTCGCAAAACATTTCGGAATCGGCAGCACGACAATCGAGCGTGTTTTGAGGCGCAACAAGGTCATCCGCGATGGCCGCCACCATTACCTTGTAAACGTCAGGGCGTATTCGCCGGAGGTTGAGGAGGTTATCGCCAGGGAATACCAGGCTGGTGCCTGGGCCTGCGACCTGATCCGCAAGTACGGCGGCAGCAATTACTCGATCGAACGAGCCCTCGAACGGCATGGCATATCAAAACGGCCTTTTGTTCAGCCGTTAACCGATCAAGAGCTCGATACCATTCGCTCCCTCTACAACAGCGGGCTCAGTCAAACTGCGGTGGCACTCCGGCTCAACCGTTCGGACTCGTTTATTGCGGGAGTCATGCGCAAATATCGCATTCCTGCACGTAAGAGGGGGAACAACGACAAACGGAAGCGACGTTACCGATACCACCATCACGGATACGTCCTTGTCTCACTCGACAAGGACGACCCGTTTTATTCGATGGCGCATCTCAAGGGCGATGTATTTGAGCACCGTATCGTCATGGCCCGTCACCTCGGTCGCGCGCTCCGACCCGACGAAACCGTACATCACATCAACGGCGACGGCACCGACAATCGCATCGAAAACCTGCAACTCCGGCAAGGGAGACACGGCAAAGGGGCCGTCGCCTACTGCGTCGATTGTGGTTCACACAACATCGATCACAAGCCATTACCAGAATAA
- a CDS encoding phage tail fiber protein has product MTGTNPTFAGDLLALIFNATTIANIAINATSSPITNVYVSLHTADPTSGTQATSEAAYTSYARVGVARTSGGWTVSTNTVVPVATISFPAATGGTETESYAGLGQSASGSTLLFFAGAISPTISVSNGVTPQLSTSSTLTLS; this is encoded by the coding sequence ATGACCGGCACCAACCCCACCTTCGCAGGAGACCTCCTGGCCCTCATCTTCAACGCCACCACGATCGCCAACATCGCGATCAACGCCACCTCGTCCCCGATCACGAACGTCTATGTCTCCCTGCACACGGCCGACCCCACCAGCGGCACCCAGGCCACCAGCGAGGCGGCGTACACCAGCTACGCCCGCGTCGGCGTCGCCCGCACGTCCGGCGGGTGGACGGTCAGCACGAATACGGTGGTCCCGGTCGCCACGATCAGCTTCCCGGCCGCCACGGGCGGCACCGAAACCGAATCTTACGCCGGCCTCGGCCAGTCCGCCAGCGGGTCCACCCTGTTGTTCTTCGCCGGCGCTATCAGCCCAACGATCAGTGTCTCGAACGGCGTGACACCCCAACTCTCAACCTCCTCAACTTTAACGCTTTCTTGA